From Hydra vulgaris chromosome 07, alternate assembly HydraT2T_AEP, a single genomic window includes:
- the LOC136082555 gene encoding uncharacterized protein LOC136082555, giving the protein MLSVGAKFYDSLGLISPFVIVKKLLFQALCIDKLEMINSEIHENWLTYLNGLEVISSITVTRYCFKKLDDVAKYVTMHGFSDSSQVAYSAVIYAQVKTKEGRMSKLITSKTKVTPIKKLTIPRLEFIGCLLLANLMDKVVQEFKDVLIVEKIYY; this is encoded by the coding sequence ATGCTTAGTGTTGGAGCAAAATTTTATGATTCGTTAGGTCTTATTTCACCGTTTGTTATTGTGAAAAAACTATTGTTTCAAGCTTTGTGTATTGATAAACTTGAGATGATAAATTCTGAAATCCACGAAAATTGGTTAACGTATTTAAATGGACTAGAAGTTATTTCCAGCATTACTGTAACAagatactgttttaaaaaactagatgaTGTAGCAAAGTATGTTACGATGCATGGTTTTAGTGATAGCTCTCAAGTTGCTTATTCAGCAGTTATATATGCTCAAGTAAAAACCAAGGAGGGTCGAATGTCTAAGTTGATAACCTCAAAGACGAAAGTTACtccaataaaaaagttaacaattccaCGTTTGGAATTTATTGGCTGTTTGTTATTAGCGAATTTGATGGACAAGGTTGTTCAAGAATTTAAAGACGTTTTGATTGTggagaaaatttattattga